The following coding sequences are from one Rathayibacter sp. VKM Ac-2760 window:
- a CDS encoding DUF4307 domain-containing protein has protein sequence MAARTSESDERASDPALDPGAVRSAGPLASRYGRTPRSRRGDRRLFALVAVAFVAVFAAWVIWAGLDGARDGVDVQDTAHVVVDDRTVQVSFDLTVPTGRDAACAVQALNEQSAVVGWLVVEYPASTERFRSFTETVRTTELATTGLISSCWLP, from the coding sequence GTGGCCGCCCGAACGTCCGAGAGCGACGAGCGCGCGAGCGACCCCGCCCTCGACCCGGGCGCCGTCCGCTCCGCCGGTCCCCTCGCCTCCCGCTACGGCCGCACGCCGCGCAGCCGCCGCGGCGACCGGCGCCTCTTCGCCCTCGTCGCCGTCGCCTTCGTCGCCGTCTTCGCGGCCTGGGTGATCTGGGCCGGGCTCGACGGCGCCCGCGACGGCGTCGACGTGCAGGACACGGCGCACGTCGTCGTCGACGACCGCACGGTGCAGGTGTCCTTCGACCTGACCGTCCCGACCGGACGCGACGCGGCCTGCGCCGTGCAGGCGCTGAACGAGCAGTCCGCCGTGGTCGGCTGGCTGGTCGTCGAGTACCCCGCGTCGACCGAGCGCTTCCGCTCCTTCACCGAGACGGTCCGCACCACGGAGCTGGCCACGACAGGTTTGATCTCCTCCTGCTGGCTCCCGTAG
- the greA gene encoding transcription elongation factor GreA, with the protein MADQPQVTWMTQESYDRLQAEHTELSTNGRLEIAKRIEVAREEGDLKENGGYHAAKDEQGKIEARIRQLTALLREAEIGTPPESHGVVEAGTIITAEIAGDESRFLLGNREMAGESDLDVYSPQSPLGGAIMGLKVGDSTTFEAPNGRSITVKVVDVETWNGH; encoded by the coding sequence ATGGCCGACCAGCCTCAGGTCACCTGGATGACCCAGGAGTCGTACGACCGCCTTCAGGCGGAGCACACCGAGCTGTCCACCAACGGACGCCTCGAGATCGCCAAGCGCATCGAGGTCGCCCGCGAGGAGGGCGACCTCAAGGAGAACGGCGGCTACCACGCCGCGAAGGACGAGCAGGGCAAGATCGAGGCGCGCATCCGCCAGCTGACCGCTCTGCTGCGCGAGGCCGAGATCGGCACGCCGCCCGAGAGCCACGGCGTGGTCGAGGCGGGCACGATCATCACGGCCGAGATCGCCGGCGACGAGTCGCGCTTCCTCCTCGGCAACCGCGAGATGGCCGGCGAGAGCGACCTCGACGTCTACAGCCCGCAGAGCCCGCTCGGCGGCGCGATCATGGGCCTGAAGGTCGGCGACTCCACCACCTTCGAGGCCCCCAACGGCCGCAGCATCACGGTGAAGGTCGTCGACGTCGAAACGTGGAACGGCCACTGA
- the ilvA gene encoding threonine ammonia-lyase, whose translation MQTSRVVGPTLSEFEAARTVLAPVIANTPMETSTFLAEVLGSPVFLKCENLQRTGSYKIRGAVFRLSHLTPEERERGVVAASAGNHAQGVAFAARELGIKATIFMPIGVALPKLAATRDYGAEVVLSGHIFNEALAAAAEFAESTGAVFIPPYDHPDVITGQGTIGLEILEQAPGVETLVVPIGGGGLIAGVASAAKQKAAQEGRTLRVIGVQAANAAPYPLSLAAGEPIAITISPTIADGIAVAKPGQLNFEIIREVVDEVVTVEDDDTARALLVLLERAKLVVEPAGAVGIAAILTGKIRDAGRTAVILSGGNIDPLMMERVISRGLAASERYLKMSIGLPDRPGQLARIADLISEANANVVEVLHTRHGRGLQISEVELEISVETRGPEHADRVLQVLRDAGYSPRLSRG comes from the coding sequence ATGCAGACTAGCCGCGTCGTCGGACCGACCCTGAGCGAGTTCGAGGCGGCCCGAACCGTCCTCGCCCCCGTGATCGCGAACACCCCGATGGAGACGAGCACGTTCCTCGCCGAGGTGCTCGGCTCGCCCGTGTTCCTCAAGTGCGAGAACCTGCAGCGCACCGGGTCGTACAAGATCCGCGGCGCCGTCTTCCGGCTCTCGCACCTCACCCCCGAGGAGCGGGAGCGCGGAGTCGTCGCCGCCTCGGCCGGCAACCACGCCCAGGGCGTCGCCTTCGCCGCGCGCGAGCTCGGCATCAAGGCGACCATCTTCATGCCGATCGGCGTCGCGCTGCCCAAGCTCGCGGCGACCCGCGACTACGGCGCGGAGGTGGTGCTCAGCGGGCACATCTTCAACGAGGCCCTCGCCGCCGCGGCCGAGTTCGCCGAGAGCACCGGTGCCGTCTTCATCCCGCCCTACGACCACCCCGACGTCATCACGGGCCAGGGCACCATCGGCCTGGAGATCCTCGAGCAGGCGCCCGGCGTCGAGACGCTCGTCGTCCCGATCGGCGGCGGCGGGCTCATCGCCGGCGTCGCGTCGGCCGCGAAGCAGAAGGCCGCCCAGGAGGGTCGCACCCTGCGCGTCATCGGCGTCCAGGCGGCGAACGCCGCGCCGTATCCGCTGTCACTGGCGGCCGGCGAGCCGATCGCCATCACGATCTCGCCCACCATCGCCGACGGCATCGCGGTCGCGAAGCCCGGGCAGCTCAACTTCGAGATCATCCGCGAGGTCGTCGACGAGGTCGTCACCGTCGAGGACGACGATACCGCCCGGGCGCTTCTGGTGCTGCTGGAGCGCGCGAAGCTGGTCGTCGAGCCGGCCGGAGCGGTCGGCATCGCCGCGATCCTCACCGGCAAGATCCGGGACGCGGGCCGCACCGCGGTCATCCTCTCCGGCGGCAACATCGACCCGCTGATGATGGAGCGGGTGATCAGCCGGGGCCTCGCCGCCTCCGAGCGCTACCTCAAGATGAGCATCGGACTGCCGGACCGGCCGGGCCAGCTCGCGCGGATCGCCGACCTGATCTCGGAGGCGAACGCCAACGTCGTCGAGGTGCTGCACACCCGGCACGGCCGCGGCCTGCAGATCAGCGAGGTCGAGCTCGAGATCAGCGTCGAGACCCGCGGCCCCGAGCACGCCGACCGCGTCCTCCAGGTCCTCCGCGACGCCGGCTACAGCCCCCGTCTGTCACGCGGCTAG
- a CDS encoding AI-2E family transporter, with the protein MRLGRSRRTSGARDAVRPTAPPAAAPPSRPLDPDAAFVSTGMRIAGAWAWRILVVAAALAVLGLLVIELRLIVIPLLLAIVIAALLVPFSMFLQRHHWPKWLAIVVAELGIVLVIGGLLFLVVTQVYSGFDDLSRQTVQSYDDLKTWLLEGPLHLTETDINQYAQQALAAVQQDSGVLVSGALSVGSTVGHVLTGVLLTLFSTLFILIDGPNIWRWVVRLFPHRARSAVDGAGRAGWITLTNFVKVQILVAFVDAVGIGLGSFLLGVPLAIPIGVLVFLGSFVPVIGAVVTGALAVFIALVYNGPVIALILLIVVLGVQQLEGHILQPLIMGSAVKVHPLAVVLAVAGGSIVAGIAGAFFAVPVVATLNVMVNYVASGAWRSPTRTPERVAEEHAD; encoded by the coding sequence ATGAGACTCGGCCGGTCCCGCCGCACGTCCGGCGCCCGCGACGCCGTCCGTCCCACGGCGCCTCCCGCTGCCGCTCCGCCGTCCCGCCCGCTCGACCCGGACGCCGCCTTCGTGAGCACCGGGATGCGGATCGCCGGGGCCTGGGCCTGGCGGATCCTCGTGGTGGCCGCCGCGCTCGCCGTGCTCGGCCTGCTGGTGATCGAGCTGCGGCTGATCGTCATCCCGCTGCTGCTCGCGATCGTCATCGCGGCCCTGCTCGTGCCGTTCTCGATGTTCCTGCAGCGCCACCACTGGCCCAAGTGGCTCGCGATCGTGGTCGCCGAGCTCGGCATCGTCCTCGTGATCGGCGGGCTGCTCTTCCTCGTCGTCACGCAGGTCTACTCCGGCTTCGACGACCTCAGCCGCCAGACGGTGCAGTCCTACGACGATCTGAAGACCTGGCTGCTCGAGGGCCCGCTGCACCTCACCGAGACCGACATCAACCAGTACGCGCAGCAGGCGCTCGCCGCGGTGCAGCAGGACTCGGGCGTGCTGGTCAGTGGCGCCCTCAGCGTCGGCTCGACGGTCGGGCACGTGCTCACCGGCGTGCTGCTGACGCTGTTCTCGACGCTCTTCATCCTGATCGACGGTCCGAACATCTGGCGCTGGGTCGTCCGGCTCTTCCCGCACCGCGCGCGCAGCGCCGTGGACGGGGCGGGGCGCGCGGGCTGGATCACGCTGACCAACTTCGTGAAGGTGCAGATCCTCGTCGCCTTCGTCGACGCCGTCGGCATCGGGCTCGGCTCGTTCCTGCTGGGCGTCCCGCTCGCGATCCCGATCGGCGTGCTCGTCTTCCTCGGCTCGTTCGTGCCGGTGATCGGCGCGGTCGTCACCGGGGCGCTCGCCGTCTTCATCGCGCTGGTCTACAACGGACCGGTCATCGCGCTGATCCTGCTGATCGTCGTCCTCGGCGTGCAGCAGCTGGAGGGGCACATCCTCCAGCCCCTGATCATGGGCTCCGCCGTCAAGGTGCACCCGCTCGCCGTCGTCCTCGCGGTCGCCGGCGGCTCGATCGTCGCGGGCATCGCCGGCGCGTTCTTCGCGGTCCCCGTGGTCGCGACCCTCAACGTCATGGTCAACTACGTCGCGAGCGGAGCCTGGCGCTCGCCGACCCGAACCCCCGAGAGAGTTGCCGAAGAGCATGCAGACTAG
- a CDS encoding ABC transporter ATP-binding protein, producing the protein MTAPLSPGARVRFLDVARHYGAARALDGVSFDVAPGEFIALLGPSGCGKTTALRALSGLERIDSGRILVDERDVADLPVARRDMGMVFQSYSLFPHLRARENVEFGLRTRGVAAKERRTAAQDALDLVGLGALGDRYAHQLSGGQQQRVALARALVTRPRVLLLDEPLSALDAKVRVQLRDEIKRLQTEIGITTFFVTHDQEEALAVADRVAVMNAGRIEQLGAPEDLYARPSTPFVAHFVGLSNVVPGVVSAGGVSVLGARLPLVDASAGDGAVSAFLRPEDIEIVPGGAPGALPAVVVATSFLGPVRRSTVRTEQGEELVVQHAAGTRLEPGERVGLALARRPVAVRAAS; encoded by the coding sequence GTGACCGCGCCCCTCTCCCCGGGCGCTCGCGTCCGCTTCCTCGACGTCGCCCGCCACTACGGCGCGGCACGGGCCCTCGACGGAGTCTCGTTCGACGTGGCGCCGGGCGAGTTCATCGCCCTGCTCGGCCCGTCCGGCTGCGGCAAGACCACGGCCCTGCGCGCGCTGAGCGGTCTGGAGCGGATCGACTCCGGCCGCATCCTCGTCGACGAGCGCGACGTCGCCGACCTGCCGGTGGCCCGCCGCGACATGGGCATGGTCTTCCAGTCGTACTCGCTCTTCCCGCACCTGCGCGCCCGCGAGAACGTGGAGTTCGGCCTGCGCACCCGCGGCGTCGCGGCGAAGGAGCGGCGGACGGCCGCGCAGGACGCGCTCGACCTGGTCGGCCTCGGCGCCCTCGGCGACCGCTACGCGCACCAGCTCTCCGGCGGCCAGCAGCAGCGGGTGGCGCTCGCCCGGGCGCTCGTGACCCGGCCGCGCGTGCTCCTGCTCGACGAGCCGCTCTCCGCGCTGGACGCGAAGGTGCGCGTGCAGCTGCGCGACGAGATCAAGCGGCTCCAGACCGAGATCGGCATCACCACCTTCTTCGTCACGCACGACCAGGAGGAGGCGCTCGCCGTCGCCGACCGCGTCGCGGTGATGAACGCCGGGCGGATCGAGCAGCTCGGAGCGCCGGAGGACCTCTACGCGCGGCCGTCCACGCCGTTCGTCGCGCACTTCGTCGGGCTCTCGAACGTCGTGCCCGGCGTCGTCTCGGCCGGCGGTGTCTCGGTGCTCGGCGCGCGCCTGCCGCTCGTCGACGCCTCGGCAGGCGACGGCGCGGTGTCGGCGTTCCTCCGCCCCGAGGACATCGAGATCGTCCCCGGCGGCGCCCCCGGCGCGCTCCCGGCGGTCGTCGTCGCGACGAGCTTCCTCGGCCCGGTGCGCCGCTCGACGGTCCGCACGGAGCAGGGCGAGGAGCTCGTCGTGCAGCACGCGGCCGGCACCCGGCTCGAGCCGGGGGAGCGGGTCGGCCTCGCGCTCGCGCGGCGGCCGGTGGCCGTGCGCGCCGCCTCGTGA
- a CDS encoding ABC transporter permease subunit, giving the protein MTRALSRVVLVVTGLAFAVPLIAMAEFTLRGAGGYDLSHWTAVLDPENERGYRALFQGIGNSLILAVVTALIVLVLLVPTMLLVEIRLPRLRRALELVCLLPLTVPAIVLVVGLAPVYSVITRLVGSAPWTLALAYGVLVLPYAYRAIAADLAGLDAITLSEAARSLGAGPFGVLVRVLLPNLRRGLVAAALITVAVVLGEYTIASLLSRTTLQTGLVQVSKQDAYIAVIFSLLSLLFAFALLLGIGRLARIGLVATGRRAPKGTS; this is encoded by the coding sequence GTGACCCGCGCCCTGTCCCGCGTGGTCCTGGTCGTCACCGGCCTCGCCTTCGCGGTGCCGCTGATCGCGATGGCGGAGTTCACCCTGCGCGGCGCCGGCGGCTACGACCTCTCGCACTGGACGGCGGTCCTCGACCCGGAGAACGAGCGCGGCTACCGCGCGCTCTTCCAGGGCATCGGCAACTCGCTGATCCTCGCCGTCGTCACCGCCCTGATCGTGCTGGTGCTGCTCGTGCCGACGATGCTGCTGGTCGAGATCCGCCTGCCGCGGCTGCGCCGGGCGCTCGAGCTGGTCTGCCTGCTGCCGCTGACCGTCCCCGCGATCGTGCTGGTCGTCGGACTGGCACCCGTCTACTCGGTGATCACGCGCCTCGTCGGCTCCGCGCCGTGGACGCTCGCCCTCGCCTACGGGGTGCTCGTGCTGCCCTACGCGTATCGCGCGATCGCCGCGGATCTCGCCGGGCTCGACGCGATCACGCTCTCGGAGGCGGCCCGCTCGCTGGGCGCCGGCCCGTTCGGCGTGCTCGTCCGGGTGCTGCTGCCGAACCTCCGCCGCGGTCTCGTCGCCGCCGCGCTGATCACCGTCGCCGTGGTCCTCGGCGAGTACACGATCGCCTCGCTGCTCAGCCGCACGACGCTGCAGACCGGCCTCGTCCAGGTGTCGAAGCAGGACGCCTACATCGCCGTGATCTTCTCGCTCCTCTCCCTCCTGTTCGCCTTCGCCCTGCTGCTCGGGATCGGCCGCCTCGCGCGGATCGGCCTCGTCGCGACCGGGCGCCGCGCCCCGAAAGGCACCTCGTGA
- a CDS encoding ABC transporter permease, giving the protein MLFLAVPTVLAVGTGFVDGDGRPTLANVAALGDPVILSTFGASLGLSALTAVVGAVLGAIVCLALLGADPRGPLRTIVDAAASVLAQFGGVMLAFAFIATIGVQGLVTTLLAGAGVDLYADGVWLYQLPGLILPYLYFQVPLMVLTFLPALEGLRPEWSEANAVLGGGAVSYWWRVAMPVLAPSFLGSVLLLFANAFSSFATAAALISQGAQIVPLQIRAALVSETVLGRENLAGALALGMLLVMIVLMSGYALLQRRARRWQR; this is encoded by the coding sequence CTGCTCTTCCTGGCCGTGCCGACCGTGCTCGCCGTCGGCACCGGCTTCGTGGACGGCGACGGCCGGCCGACGCTCGCGAACGTCGCGGCGCTCGGTGATCCCGTCATCCTGTCGACGTTCGGCGCCTCGCTCGGCCTGTCGGCCCTCACCGCGGTCGTCGGAGCGGTCCTCGGCGCGATCGTCTGCCTCGCCCTGCTCGGCGCCGACCCGCGCGGACCGCTCCGCACGATCGTCGACGCCGCGGCGAGCGTCCTCGCGCAGTTCGGCGGCGTGATGCTCGCCTTCGCCTTCATCGCGACGATCGGCGTCCAGGGCCTGGTCACGACCCTCCTGGCCGGCGCCGGCGTCGATCTCTACGCCGACGGCGTCTGGCTCTACCAGCTGCCCGGGCTGATCCTGCCCTACCTCTACTTCCAGGTGCCGCTGATGGTGCTGACCTTCCTGCCCGCGCTCGAGGGCCTGCGCCCCGAGTGGTCCGAGGCGAACGCCGTGCTCGGCGGCGGAGCGGTGAGCTACTGGTGGCGCGTCGCGATGCCGGTGCTCGCCCCCTCCTTCCTCGGCTCGGTGCTGCTTCTGTTCGCCAACGCGTTCTCCTCGTTCGCGACCGCCGCCGCGCTGATCAGCCAGGGCGCGCAGATCGTGCCGCTGCAGATCCGCGCCGCGCTCGTCAGCGAGACGGTGCTCGGCCGGGAGAACCTGGCCGGCGCGCTCGCGCTCGGGATGCTCCTCGTGATGATCGTGCTGATGTCCGGCTACGCGCTGCTGCAGCGCCGCGCGCGGCGGTGGCAGCGGTGA
- a CDS encoding extracellular solute-binding protein, which produces MTTQRFPRAAVLAAATAALALTLTACSGDAGASSGSASGDASVDASTATSAADLGGLDALIEAAKAEGELNVIALPDNWANYGELISGFEDEYGITVNSADPDVSSAEEISTAQNLAGQDTAPDVFDLGAAVALANTDLFAPYQVETWDDIPEGNREETGLWVNDYTGLMSIGYDAEAVPAPESLDDLLGADYRGSVAINGDPTQAGAAAAAVQLAAVQSGGSADDVQPGIDFFEKLNDAGNFLPLDPTDATIASGETPVVFDWSYNNLAAAKANEGTREWTTTVLPGTAVGSYYNQAINADAPHPAAARLWQEYLYSDAAQNLYLAAGAYPVRLAAMVEAGTVDQEALDAVGAAPEDLVQFTSEQTEAASALLAEKWAAAIQ; this is translated from the coding sequence TTGACGACCCAGCGCTTCCCCCGCGCCGCCGTGCTCGCCGCCGCGACCGCCGCTCTCGCTCTCACCCTGACCGCCTGCTCGGGCGACGCCGGCGCCTCGTCCGGCTCGGCGTCCGGCGACGCGTCCGTCGACGCCTCGACCGCGACCTCCGCCGCCGACCTCGGCGGACTCGACGCGCTGATCGAGGCCGCGAAGGCCGAGGGCGAGCTGAACGTGATCGCCCTGCCCGACAACTGGGCCAACTACGGCGAGCTCATCTCGGGCTTCGAGGACGAGTACGGCATCACCGTCAACTCGGCCGACCCGGACGTCTCCTCCGCCGAGGAGATCAGCACCGCGCAGAACCTGGCCGGCCAGGACACCGCGCCCGACGTCTTCGATCTGGGCGCCGCCGTGGCGCTGGCCAACACCGATCTGTTCGCGCCGTACCAGGTCGAGACCTGGGACGACATCCCCGAGGGCAACCGCGAGGAGACCGGCCTCTGGGTGAACGACTACACCGGCCTGATGTCGATCGGCTACGACGCCGAGGCCGTGCCCGCCCCCGAGTCGCTCGACGACCTGCTCGGCGCCGACTACCGCGGCTCCGTCGCGATCAACGGCGACCCGACCCAGGCCGGGGCCGCGGCCGCCGCGGTGCAGCTCGCCGCCGTCCAGTCGGGCGGCTCGGCCGACGACGTCCAGCCGGGCATCGACTTCTTCGAGAAGCTCAACGATGCAGGCAACTTCCTGCCGCTGGACCCGACCGACGCGACCATCGCCTCCGGTGAGACCCCGGTCGTCTTCGACTGGAGCTACAACAACCTCGCCGCGGCGAAGGCCAACGAGGGCACCCGGGAGTGGACCACCACGGTCCTCCCCGGCACCGCGGTCGGCAGCTACTACAACCAGGCGATCAACGCCGACGCGCCGCACCCGGCCGCCGCGCGCCTCTGGCAGGAGTACCTCTACTCCGACGCCGCGCAGAACCTCTACCTCGCGGCCGGCGCCTACCCGGTGCGCCTGGCGGCCATGGTCGAGGCCGGCACCGTCGACCAGGAGGCGCTCGACGCCGTCGGCGCCGCCCCGGAGGACCTCGTCCAGTTCACCTCCGAGCAGACCGAGGCCGCCTCGGCCCTGCTGGCCGAGAAGTGGGCCGCGGCGATCCAGTGA
- a CDS encoding crosslink repair DNA glycosylase YcaQ family protein, translating to MTEQLSPALARRIALAAQGFGAAPPPRVGTRQILGVVDRIRPLQLDSVNVFERSHYLPVLARLGPYDRALLDAVAFSPKGHYLEYWAHEAALIRRADLPLYRWRMEYYRRVRIPEHEGWAAENRSTLDWLRAALADGPLRASAIEHEANTRTGPWWGWSDIKRGLEVLFRWGEVVTAGRTRFERSYALAEQVLPREVLDAEVSTEDAIRELVRRSAIALGVGTLGDLADYHRLLQAPTAAAVRDLVDAGELVPVEVRGWERSGRPLPLWRHVAARRPRTLRADALLSPFDPVVWHRPRAELFFDFHYRIEIYTPAAQRVHGYYVLPVLLDDVIAARVDLKSDRQSGVLRVQAAWREPGAPPDAAGRLAALLVTAAHWQGLGSVEVVGRGTLAAELLVALTAGHREVLA from the coding sequence ATGACCGAGCAGCTCAGCCCCGCGCTCGCGCGCCGCATCGCCCTGGCCGCCCAGGGCTTCGGCGCCGCGCCGCCGCCGCGGGTCGGCACCCGGCAGATCCTCGGCGTCGTCGACCGCATCCGGCCGCTGCAGCTCGACTCGGTCAACGTCTTCGAGCGGAGCCACTACCTCCCCGTCCTCGCCCGGCTCGGCCCCTACGACCGCGCCCTGCTCGACGCCGTCGCGTTCTCGCCGAAGGGCCACTACCTCGAGTACTGGGCCCACGAGGCCGCGCTGATCCGCCGCGCCGATCTGCCGCTCTACCGCTGGCGGATGGAGTACTACCGCCGCGTCCGGATCCCCGAGCACGAGGGCTGGGCGGCGGAGAACCGCTCCACGCTCGACTGGCTGCGGGCGGCCCTCGCCGACGGTCCGCTGCGCGCCTCGGCGATCGAGCACGAGGCGAACACCCGCACCGGTCCGTGGTGGGGCTGGTCCGACATCAAGCGCGGGCTCGAGGTGCTCTTCCGCTGGGGCGAGGTGGTGACCGCCGGGCGGACCCGCTTCGAGCGCTCCTACGCCCTGGCCGAGCAGGTGCTGCCGCGGGAGGTGCTCGACGCCGAGGTGTCCACGGAGGACGCGATCCGCGAGCTGGTCCGCCGCTCCGCGATCGCCCTCGGCGTCGGCACCCTCGGCGACCTCGCCGACTACCACCGGCTGCTGCAGGCGCCCACGGCCGCCGCCGTGCGCGATCTGGTCGACGCGGGCGAGCTGGTGCCGGTCGAGGTGCGCGGCTGGGAGCGCTCGGGCCGGCCGCTGCCGCTCTGGCGGCACGTCGCGGCGCGGCGACCGCGCACGCTGCGGGCCGACGCGCTCCTGTCGCCGTTCGACCCCGTCGTCTGGCACCGCCCGCGCGCCGAGCTGTTCTTCGACTTCCACTACCGGATCGAGATCTACACCCCGGCGGCGCAGCGCGTGCACGGCTACTACGTGCTGCCGGTGCTGCTCGACGACGTGATCGCGGCGCGGGTCGACCTGAAGAGCGATCGGCAGAGCGGCGTGCTCCGGGTGCAGGCGGCATGGCGCGAGCCGGGAGCGCCGCCGGACGCCGCCGGACGCCTCGCCGCGCTGCTCGTCACCGCCGCGCACTGGCAGGGGCTCGGGTCGGTCGAGGTCGTCGGCCGCGGCACCCTGGCGGCCGAGCTGCTGGTCGCGCTGACGGCCGGGCACCGGGAGGTGCTCGCGTGA
- a CDS encoding TetR/AcrR family transcriptional regulator, producing the protein MSGPQERKGPIALALSEKCVGLLLERGTTKGVSSIDLAHAAGISLRTFHRYLGGKEDCVRPVLYAAIAAMARELTARPAAESLNAALGAAFAAAASGPQLERTLRLMPLLTETPAMRAVWAQSLHDGEAALTPSIALRMGLPAGDEPRASVLATVVLALVRRALVDAVATGTDPAPVFDEYLTTLDGGPLAASSA; encoded by the coding sequence GTGAGCGGGCCGCAGGAGCGGAAGGGGCCGATCGCCCTCGCGCTCTCGGAGAAGTGCGTCGGGCTGCTGCTCGAGCGCGGCACGACGAAGGGGGTCAGCTCGATCGACCTCGCCCACGCCGCCGGCATCTCGCTGCGCACCTTCCACCGCTACCTCGGCGGCAAGGAGGACTGCGTGCGGCCGGTGCTCTACGCGGCGATCGCGGCGATGGCGCGCGAGCTCACGGCGCGTCCGGCGGCGGAGTCGCTGAACGCCGCGCTCGGCGCCGCGTTCGCCGCCGCCGCCTCGGGGCCGCAGCTCGAGCGCACCCTCCGGCTGATGCCGCTGCTCACCGAGACGCCGGCGATGCGGGCGGTCTGGGCGCAGTCGCTGCACGACGGCGAGGCGGCGCTCACGCCGAGCATCGCGCTGCGGATGGGACTGCCGGCCGGTGACGAGCCGCGCGCGTCCGTGCTCGCGACGGTCGTGCTGGCGCTGGTGCGACGCGCGCTCGTCGACGCCGTGGCGACGGGCACCGACCCGGCCCCCGTCTTCGACGAGTACCTGACCACGCTCGACGGCGGGCCGCTGGCGGCGAGCTCGGCGTAG
- a CDS encoding LemA family protein: MEWLVPLIVVVVLVVILGIYLWATYNSLVTLNVRVDEAWSDITVQLKRRADLIPNVIDSVKGYAAHERQVFESVTRARAETLSAQGPAEASAAEDHMQKALKSIFAVAEAYPQLQSSQNFLQLQGELVDSEDRIQSARRFYNGGVREMNTKVTVFPNTLFSRRLGFSEREFFEVGDLAAISEPPRVQF; encoded by the coding sequence ATGGAATGGCTCGTCCCGCTCATCGTCGTCGTCGTGCTCGTCGTGATCCTCGGGATCTACCTCTGGGCGACCTACAACTCCCTCGTCACCCTCAACGTCCGCGTCGACGAGGCCTGGAGCGACATCACCGTCCAGCTGAAGCGGCGGGCCGATCTGATCCCGAACGTGATCGACTCCGTGAAGGGCTACGCGGCGCACGAGCGCCAGGTCTTCGAGTCGGTGACCCGTGCGCGCGCCGAGACGCTCTCCGCGCAGGGTCCCGCCGAGGCCTCCGCCGCCGAGGACCACATGCAGAAGGCGCTGAAGTCGATCTTCGCCGTCGCCGAGGCGTACCCGCAGCTGCAGTCGAGCCAGAACTTCCTGCAGCTCCAGGGCGAGCTGGTCGACTCGGAGGACAGGATCCAGTCGGCGCGGCGCTTCTACAACGGCGGCGTGCGCGAGATGAACACCAAGGTGACGGTCTTCCCCAACACGCTCTTCTCCCGCCGCCTCGGCTTCTCCGAGCGCGAGTTCTTCGAGGTCGGCGACCTCGCCGCGATCTCGGAGCCCCCGCGCGTGCAGTTCTGA
- a CDS encoding GNAT family N-acetyltransferase, which translates to MLEEEYEQRRVLPPHLRRAPAPEPEFSFEIREARDADLPDIQEIYNHYVRNTVVTFDEDDSTLKEWRSKFSRNQKLGLPFIVAVSPSGQILGYAMVSPWSSKRAYRFTVENSIYLRAASTGKGLGKALMTELLDRAKAVGIRQVMAVIADKGAEASLGMHAQYGFVEVGRMGRVGFKFERWLSTVLMQKTLK; encoded by the coding sequence ATGCTCGAGGAAGAGTACGAGCAGCGCCGGGTCCTCCCGCCGCACCTGCGCCGGGCGCCCGCCCCCGAGCCGGAGTTCTCCTTCGAGATCCGCGAGGCGCGCGACGCCGACCTCCCGGACATCCAGGAGATCTACAACCACTACGTCCGCAACACCGTGGTCACCTTCGACGAGGACGACTCGACGCTCAAGGAGTGGCGCTCGAAGTTCTCCCGCAACCAGAAGCTCGGGCTGCCGTTCATCGTGGCCGTCTCGCCCTCGGGGCAGATCCTCGGCTACGCGATGGTGTCGCCGTGGTCGTCCAAGCGGGCCTACCGCTTCACGGTCGAGAACTCGATCTACCTCCGTGCCGCATCGACCGGCAAGGGCCTGGGCAAGGCGCTGATGACCGAGCTGCTCGACCGGGCGAAGGCGGTCGGCATCCGCCAGGTCATGGCCGTCATCGCGGACAAGGGTGCGGAGGCGTCGCTCGGGATGCACGCGCAGTACGGCTTCGTCGAGGTCGGCCGGATGGGCCGGGTCGGCTTCAAGTTCGAGCGCTGGCTGAGCACGGTGCTGATGCAGAAGACGCTGAAGTAG